Proteins found in one bacterium genomic segment:
- the fabD gene encoding ACP S-malonyltransferase gives MKKRAVVFAGQGAQFVGMGKDLAAAYPECKELFDRASVVLGYDLAKLCAEGPIEEITKSDKCQPAIFVTSAACFTALKKLYPDLQVAGTAGLSLGEWTALWAAGVVSFEEAVKILQVRGKAMQDACTERPGGMVSVMGLPMAELVKVCEAAGVQMANINSTEQIVLSGDKDKIAEAEKLAQAAGAKKTVVLQVAGAFHSPLMASAAGKLEQVLNEVPLHASVIPVLSNVTGQPHGSPAEIKVQMLKQVTSSVQWVASIETFKAMGVTEYIECGPGKVLAGLIKRIDKDASSVSIQDVPTLEKAVAVLKA, from the coding sequence GGTGCTCAATTTGTTGGAATGGGTAAGGATCTGGCGGCGGCCTATCCTGAGTGCAAAGAGCTGTTTGACCGCGCGAGCGTGGTACTGGGCTATGATCTTGCCAAATTGTGCGCGGAAGGCCCGATCGAGGAGATCACCAAGTCGGATAAATGTCAGCCGGCTATTTTCGTGACCAGTGCGGCCTGTTTCACCGCTCTTAAGAAGCTGTATCCCGACCTTCAGGTAGCGGGCACGGCGGGGCTCAGTCTGGGCGAGTGGACCGCGCTATGGGCGGCGGGCGTCGTCTCCTTTGAGGAGGCGGTTAAAATTCTTCAGGTTCGCGGGAAAGCCATGCAGGATGCCTGCACGGAGCGGCCCGGCGGAATGGTCAGCGTGATGGGGCTCCCCATGGCGGAACTGGTCAAAGTGTGTGAGGCGGCCGGGGTCCAGATGGCGAACATCAACTCGACGGAGCAGATTGTGTTGTCGGGGGATAAGGATAAAATAGCGGAAGCCGAGAAGCTGGCCCAGGCGGCCGGTGCCAAAAAGACGGTCGTCTTGCAGGTGGCGGGGGCCTTTCATTCGCCTCTGATGGCCTCTGCGGCCGGCAAACTGGAGCAGGTGCTCAACGAAGTGCCGCTTCACGCCTCTGTCATTCCCGTGCTTTCAAACGTCACGGGCCAACCGCATGGCTCCCCGGCAGAAATCAAAGTCCAGATGCTGAAACAGGTCACGTCGTCAGTACAGTGGGTGGCCAGCATCGAAACCTTCAAGGCGATGGGTGTGACCGAGTATATTGAATGCGGGCCCGGTAAAGTTCTGGCTGGGTTGATCAAGCGGATTGATAAGGATGCGTCTTCGGTGAGCATCCAGGATGTGCCGACACTGGAAAAGGCCGTGGCGGTGTTGAAAGCGTGA